The proteins below are encoded in one region of Flammeovirga kamogawensis:
- a CDS encoding ParA family protein, whose translation MNQEKILKFIKKNDMLKISALERQAGLPSNSLHKALNGNYSFKQEYIERLAEVLSKFGLEDESDAKIISIINNKGGVGKTTTACNLGKALELKGKKVLLVDLDPQGNLSQYLGCTNPQPEFVDLVLGKTDDWEKILHKHSENLHLLPSTINLDAATLELQKQTIGGYKRIKNVIGPIAENYDFVLIDCPPSLSILTAGSLVASTDIIIPLDAEPFSMNGISNMFNLINDVRDLNPNIQILGFLFTSIKPKTVLHRDFMKGLRDQVTNYNVFDTFIHDSIAIAESTGAQKDIFEYAPDSKGADDYLNLAIEILD comes from the coding sequence ATGAACCAAGAAAAAATACTGAAGTTTATCAAGAAAAATGATATGCTTAAGATCTCTGCCTTAGAAAGACAGGCAGGCTTACCTAGTAACTCTCTCCATAAAGCACTTAATGGCAACTATTCTTTTAAACAAGAATACATAGAAAGACTCGCAGAGGTATTAAGTAAATTTGGTTTGGAAGATGAATCCGATGCTAAAATTATCAGTATTATAAACAACAAAGGTGGAGTTGGAAAAACAACCACAGCTTGTAATCTTGGAAAAGCACTAGAACTTAAAGGTAAAAAAGTATTGTTAGTAGATCTTGATCCTCAAGGTAACCTCTCTCAATATCTTGGGTGTACTAACCCTCAACCAGAATTTGTTGATCTTGTATTAGGAAAAACGGACGATTGGGAAAAAATTCTTCATAAACATAGTGAGAATCTACACTTATTACCTTCTACTATTAATTTAGATGCAGCTACTTTAGAATTACAAAAACAAACAATTGGAGGATACAAACGCATTAAAAATGTAATTGGACCAATTGCTGAGAACTATGATTTTGTTCTTATTGATTGTCCTCCATCTTTAAGTATTCTAACAGCGGGTTCTTTGGTTGCTTCTACAGATATTATTATTCCTTTAGATGCTGAACCTTTTAGTATGAATGGTATCTCGAATATGTTTAATTTAATAAATGATGTTCGCGACTTAAATCCAAATATTCAGATTCTTGGTTTTCTGTTTACATCTATCAAACCTAAAACTGTTCTACACAGAGATTTTATGAAGGGACTCCGTGATCAGGTAACCAACTACAATGTTTTTGATACATTTATTCATGATTCTATCGCAATTGCAGAATCTACGGGTGCACAAAAAGATATTTTCGAATACGCTCCTGATTCTAAAGGGGCAGATGATTACTTAAACTTGGCAATCGAAATACTAGATTAA
- a CDS encoding HNH endonuclease — MATKRNYNYILEEEKLSLDSYRIFGKYIIYADGYINQELKKQINYAAVTGKPFIIHERKSYYLGKIVLTLFRGNSSKKNFLYLDGNPQNNNINNLMWGLAPVNAQFKERVSELPDRLMSDKTVCYKLPSFPGTYIDRKGRFYTVEKGYRLKLLKSRLLDGIPSASYISIDKKGATMYTHICMLEAFKGIKYGTARITWKDGDKTNAALSNLEVVKTKSTKNQNEIKEEDISIV, encoded by the coding sequence ATGGCAACAAAAAGGAACTACAATTATATCCTCGAAGAGGAGAAATTGTCTTTAGACTCATACCGTATTTTTGGAAAATACATTATTTATGCGGATGGGTATATCAATCAAGAATTGAAAAAACAAATCAATTACGCAGCAGTTACAGGTAAACCTTTCATAATTCATGAAAGAAAAAGTTACTATTTAGGGAAGATTGTTCTTACCTTATTTAGAGGTAATAGCTCTAAGAAAAACTTTCTTTATTTAGATGGTAATCCTCAGAATAATAACATAAATAATTTGATGTGGGGTTTGGCTCCGGTAAATGCTCAGTTTAAAGAACGAGTAAGCGAATTACCAGATAGGTTAATGAGTGATAAAACCGTTTGTTACAAATTACCCTCTTTTCCGGGTACTTATATTGATAGAAAAGGAAGGTTTTATACCGTAGAAAAAGGTTACCGTTTAAAACTTTTGAAATCAAGACTTTTAGATGGAATCCCGAGTGCGTCTTATATAAGTATAGATAAAAAAGGAGCGACTATGTATACGCATATTTGTATGTTAGAAGCTTTTAAAGGAATTAAGTACGGTACAGCTAGAATAACATGGAAAGACGGTGATAAAACAAATGCTGCACTTTCTAACTTAGAAGTAGTAAAAACTAAATCAACTAAGAACCAAAATGAAATAAAAGAAGAGGATATAAGTATTGTTTAA
- a CDS encoding GNAT family N-acetyltransferase, translating into MKLVLEKKDRIRMFEEGNKLPYDLLLLADETIDAIDQYIHDSEIYIYERGDETLGVYAYQMFDEESIEIKNIAVSKNNQDEGIGQKMLLDAVEKAKKRGFKYLLIGTSNAAFRQLYIYQKIGFEFYEIKKNYFTEKYKEPIIENGIKLNHQLVLRKKLF; encoded by the coding sequence ATGAAATTGGTATTAGAAAAGAAGGACCGAATTCGAATGTTCGAAGAAGGAAATAAACTACCTTATGACTTATTGCTATTAGCAGATGAAACAATAGATGCTATTGACCAATATATACACGATTCTGAAATTTATATTTATGAAAGAGGAGATGAAACTCTGGGGGTATATGCATATCAAATGTTTGATGAAGAATCTATTGAGATAAAGAATATTGCGGTTTCAAAAAATAATCAAGATGAAGGTATTGGTCAGAAAATGCTTCTTGATGCAGTGGAAAAAGCAAAGAAAAGAGGCTTTAAATATCTTTTGATAGGAACATCAAATGCTGCATTTAGGCAATTATATATCTATCAAAAAATAGGGTTTGAATTTTATGAAATTAAAAAGAACTATTTTACAGAGAAGTACAAAGAACCAATAATTGAAAATGGTATAAAATTAAATCATCAACTTGTTTTGAGAAAGAAATTATTCTAA
- a CDS encoding multidrug effflux MFS transporter, whose translation MNSKERKRFILLLGLLAMIGPFNIDTCLPALTQISNELGVTFQRVEISMSIFFLGFGIGQLFGGYFSDIKGRKWIVSLGLIISIVGSIVLIFTPSIEVFYIFRAFQGLGAGCVGVSVAAIVRDNFEGNEAASVMSLVMMIAMGAPLIAPSIGATFLHFSTWNSIFIFIALYGIITLIFLQLRLENVIPPKESRHSFFKGIKRVYSNKPALGYMAAMAIPSGALYTYLTTAPFIYQEFFNIPEKQFAILFGVNGLSLIIMNKLNSKLVLKHSPKRMLNIGLTIHISTLVILLISLLLFKPNFYFILPMITLHVSTLGFISGNATTIALEKFDKSLAGLANSQMRVVGIIVGSLAGATASTLNNGTLFPPIIVMMFCSLLGISLYIFLERKHKVAV comes from the coding sequence ATGAATAGTAAAGAGAGAAAAAGGTTTATTTTATTGCTAGGGTTATTAGCTATGATAGGACCTTTTAATATAGATACATGCTTACCCGCACTTACACAAATTAGTAATGAACTAGGCGTAACATTTCAGCGTGTAGAAATTAGCATGAGTATCTTCTTTTTAGGCTTTGGAATTGGCCAGTTATTTGGAGGTTACTTTTCTGATATAAAAGGAAGGAAATGGATTGTTTCTTTAGGTTTAATTATTTCGATAGTTGGTAGTATTGTTTTAATTTTTACACCATCAATAGAAGTTTTTTATATTTTCAGAGCATTTCAAGGTCTTGGAGCAGGATGTGTTGGAGTATCTGTTGCAGCAATTGTTAGAGATAATTTTGAAGGAAATGAAGCAGCAAGTGTAATGTCATTGGTAATGATGATTGCAATGGGCGCTCCTTTAATTGCACCATCAATAGGAGCAACATTTTTACACTTTAGTACATGGAATAGTATATTCATTTTTATAGCATTGTATGGAATAATCACTTTAATTTTCTTACAACTGCGGTTAGAAAATGTGATACCACCAAAAGAAAGTAGACACTCATTTTTTAAAGGAATAAAAAGAGTTTACAGCAATAAACCTGCTTTAGGTTATATGGCTGCAATGGCTATACCATCAGGAGCATTGTATACGTATTTAACAACAGCACCATTTATATATCAAGAGTTTTTTAATATTCCAGAGAAACAGTTTGCAATATTATTTGGAGTAAATGGCTTATCATTAATTATAATGAATAAGTTAAATTCAAAGTTAGTTTTAAAGCACTCTCCTAAAAGAATGTTGAATATTGGATTGACTATTCATATTAGTACATTAGTAATTCTATTAATTAGTCTGCTATTATTTAAACCTAACTTCTATTTTATTTTACCAATGATTACACTTCATGTGTCAACTCTTGGATTTATTTCTGGTAATGCAACAACAATTGCTTTAGAAAAATTTGATAAAAGTTTGGCAGGTTTGGCCAATTCACAAATGAGAGTAGTAGGTATTATTGTTGGTTCTTTAGCAGGAGCAACGGCAAGTACATTAAATAACGGTACTTTATTTCCTCCAATTATAGTAATGATGTTTTGTTCTCTTTTAGGAATATCTTTATATATATTTTTGGAGAGAAAACATAAAGTAGCAGTATAA
- a CDS encoding IS3 family transposase: MLGLNRQIYYRSKRKVKNNNSIASKVVDLVKRIRLKQTKIGTRKLYQLLLPELQLLNVGRDKLFDIMRANRLDIKPKKQYHVTTNSHHRFKKHKNLIEHLEINRPEQVLVSDITYIGERSNPMYLSLVTDAYSKKIMGLNVSDSLNANGAIAALKEALKNRNYVDLPMIHHSDRGLQYCSHEYQRHLQENKVLCSMTESYDPYQNAVAERINGILKQEFILGIKINDLDLMNKFIRESVYIYNNERPHWSNYMKTPVEMHQQSEIKMRTYKSKNSTESTLDAINI, from the coding sequence TTGCTTGGGTTAAATCGACAAATTTATTATCGTTCGAAAAGGAAAGTAAAAAATAATAATAGTATTGCATCTAAAGTAGTAGACTTAGTGAAAAGAATTCGTTTGAAGCAAACTAAAATAGGGACAAGGAAATTATATCAATTACTTCTTCCTGAATTGCAATTACTAAATGTAGGTAGAGATAAGCTTTTTGATATCATGAGGGCTAATCGACTCGATATCAAGCCTAAAAAACAATATCATGTCACTACAAATTCTCATCACAGATTTAAAAAGCATAAAAATCTTATTGAGCATTTGGAAATAAATAGACCTGAACAAGTATTAGTTTCTGATATAACTTACATAGGTGAGCGAAGTAACCCAATGTATCTCTCCTTAGTAACAGATGCCTATTCTAAGAAAATAATGGGGTTAAATGTATCAGATAGTTTGAATGCAAATGGAGCTATTGCAGCATTAAAAGAAGCACTGAAAAATAGAAACTATGTTGATTTACCAATGATACACCATTCAGATAGAGGATTACAATATTGTAGTCACGAGTATCAACGACATCTTCAGGAAAATAAAGTATTGTGCTCGATGACGGAATCTTACGATCCTTATCAAAATGCGGTAGCAGAAAGAATAAACGGAATTCTTAAGCAAGAATTTATTTTAGGAATAAAAATTAATGATCTCGATTTAATGAATAAATTTATTAGAGAATCTGTATATATTTACAATAATGAAAGGCCTCATTGGAGTAATTATATGAAGACACCTGTTGAGATGCATCAGCAAAGTGAAATAAAAATGAGAACTTATAAAAGTAAAAATAGCACCGAGTCTACACTCGATGCTATCAATATATAA
- a CDS encoding transposase, with protein sequence MNEDQEYQYTKRTQKDYSYSFKLQIVDEVERGEIGITAARLKYGIQGHGTIRTWIRKYGNLDWDNKSKLKMGKTPEQKLLELEQKVLLLEKQKASLEKQLYVTDKKAIFFDMMIDIAEDEFNIPIRKKSLPKQLTNSKKKKK encoded by the coding sequence ATGAATGAAGATCAAGAATATCAGTACACTAAACGTACACAAAAAGATTACAGCTACTCTTTTAAATTACAAATTGTAGATGAAGTGGAACGAGGGGAAATAGGTATAACGGCAGCTAGACTTAAATATGGAATACAAGGTCATGGTACCATCCGTACTTGGATAAGAAAGTATGGTAATTTAGATTGGGATAATAAATCTAAATTAAAAATGGGAAAGACACCAGAACAAAAATTATTGGAGCTAGAACAAAAGGTTCTATTATTAGAGAAGCAAAAAGCTTCTTTAGAAAAACAACTCTACGTAACAGATAAAAAAGCAATTTTCTTTGATATGATGATCGATATTGCTGAGGATGAGTTTAATATTCCTATTAGAAAAAAGTCTTTACCCAAGCAGTTGACCAATTCAAAAAAGAAGAAAAAATAG